In the candidate division KSB1 bacterium genome, ATGGTTCCGGTAGTACCCCTATTACTGCTACTGGAACACGGGTACCATAGGCTCAAGAGACACCCCTGGTGGGACAGGGCCTTCGAAAAGGTACTCGCTCGTACGCGTCAGAAAGGCAAGGTGGTCGAGAAGTACCGCGCTTTGGGCCTCGCGCTTTTTGTAGGGGTTCCATTGCCAGGAACGGGGGCATGGACGGGCGCGTTGGCGGCGTTTGTCTTTGGGATCCCATTCCGGTACGCGCTTCCGGCAATCGCCGCCGGCGTGCTGATCGCAGGGATTGTGGTGACCTTGGCGAGCCTGGGGATTATCGGTGTCTTCCGTGCGATCTGAGCTGGGTCGGAACGCGAGTTGTCGCAGGGTAGCCAACAACGCGAGGGCGGGCCACCAAGAAGTTCAAGGATGCGGGGCGTAGCGCAGCCCGGTCAGCGCGCTTGCTTCGGGAGCAAGAGGTCCCCGGTTCAAATCCGGGCGCCCCGACCAGAAAGTGAAGAGGGTGCGAGACGCCCTAACCGGCGGAGAGGAGAGACGAAAGTCTCTCCTTTTGTGTCTGAAGCGATCTTGATCTGAGCAGGAGGGGTGATTGACCCATGCCGAGAGCCAAAGACGCCTATCCTTACTCCGAGATCGAGAAGAAGTGGCAGAGCTGGTGGGAGAAGGAGCGGGTCTACGAGACGGACATGACGCGCACCGAGAATAAGCTGTACGTGCTCGTCATGTTCCTCTACCCTTCGGCTGATCGTCTTCACATCGGCCACTGGTACAACTATGGCCCTACCGATACCTTCGCCCGATTCAAGCGGATGCAGGGATACAATGTCTTCGAGCCCATCGGATACGACGCCTTTGGTCTGCCGGCCGAGAACTACGCGATCAAGATGGGGATCCACCCGGCGATCAGTACCGCGGACAA is a window encoding:
- a CDS encoding small multi-drug export protein codes for the protein MVDQLVQWFSGLPKTWITALLSMLPVTELRAAIPWALAGPPYGGGLPWYEALAFAALGNMVPVVPLLLLLEHGYHRLKRHPWWDRAFEKVLARTRQKGKVVEKYRALGLALFVGVPLPGTGAWTGALAAFVFGIPFRYALPAIAAGVLIAGIVVTLASLGIIGVFRAI
- a CDS encoding class I tRNA ligase family protein; this encodes MPRAKDAYPYSEIEKKWQSWWEKERVYETDMTRTENKLYVLVMFLYPSADRLHIGHWYNYGPTDTFARFKRMQGYNVFEPIGYDAFGLPAENYAIKMGIHPAISTAD